In the genome of Plutella xylostella chromosome 6, ilPluXylo3.1, whole genome shotgun sequence, the window AGAAAGAGGCATCCCTGGGGCTGATGGCAGACCGGGAGAACAAGGTCAGCAGGGAATACAAGGGCCGCCTGGTCCTATGGGATTGACTGGAGAACGGGGTCTGCAGGCAAgttactttataatatttcctacagtattataaatttgaatCAAGTATCGAGTAATTCCAgtacaagtaaatatttatgtacttaattattttaaatcaaaattactGAAGgtcaataacatatttttattttagggaGAATCGGGTAAAGACGGCGAACCAGGGCAAGCTGGGCCGAGGGGACCTAAGGGTGATGCGGGGAGGGACGGTAGCCCCGGGCAGCAGGGGCCGCAGGGCGCGCCCGGCTCCACGGGAGAACGAGGACCTACCGGCCCTACTGGGCTTACTGGATATCCGGTGAGGATTTGGTtctattttgatattttagtaGTAGGCATGTCCATTTCAAAATACTCTAATCGTAAAACATTGATTTCTCCAGGGTTTACCCGGCTCAGCAGGTCAACCAGGGTCTCCGGGCAAGGAGGGTGAGCCGGGTGCAGCCGGACCAGCTGGACCTCCGGGAGCATCCGGGCCTAGGGGAGAAAGGGGATTCCCTGGTGAAAGAGGTCTGCCGGGACTGGTGGGGACGACAGGGGAGAAGGGAGAAGCTGGTGCGCAGGGTCAGGACGGACCACCGgtatgttatgttatgaaataaaagtatacATACTTCTATAGATTTTAATGTTGAGAATTATAAAAGGACTTTTAGttcaatataatttaagtacctaccatggCGTTTTAGATTCAATCTTTGTTTAGATTCAGTACCTACTATCTGAAAAAAACAATGTATGATTATTTGCTTATTATCTAACACGTGTGTCCGTTGTTCAATCAGGGCCCAGCCGGTCCTCAAGGAACGAAAGGTCACCCAGGTGCGCCGGGGGCCATGGGCTTGCCGGGACCTCGGGGCCTGACGGGCATGGCGGGAGACAAGGGAGACAGGGGTGGCCAAGGACCTCAGGGCAATGATGGACCTCCAGGTATGTTAGCGTGAAACGTGTTGAGTGTACATAAAGGCAGAAATGTGTAATAGAAACCCTTGCAATAATTTAACTTTCGTATTTCATTCCAACAGGTCGCCAAGGTGAACAAGGACCTCAAGGACCAATCGGACCATCTGGACCACCGGGCGAGCCGGCAGAACGAGGCGAGCCGGGTGTGGCCGGGGTCCCTGGAGAATCTGGGGCACCTGGCGCTCCCGGGGAGAGGGGGACCCCTGGTGCACAAGGCTCCCCAGGGTTCCCTGGACCTCCGGGGTTGACTGGCATGCCGGGGCTGAAGGGGGAGAGAGGATATGCTGGCGCGAAAGGAGAGCAAGGATCGGCTGGTGTTCCCGGTAAGTTGTAATTGTGCTATTTCATGaaaatatgtttgtatgtacGACGGTCAGTATGTTTGTACGtagacccccctctcatactaacaatgctactgaggggggtcaggtttatctgccctTTACTGTACTTGTATTCAAGCCTAGTCTGTAACAGGTCATCACGATTAACTTAAATGAAACATCCTCACAATACTCACCAGGCAAGCAAGGAGAGCCGGGTCAGCGCGGGCTGCGCGGAGAGGCCGGTGCGAAGGGAGCTCGCGGGGACGCCGGACACAAGGGAGACGCGGGTCACGCAGGATTACCGGGACGACCAGGGGACTTGGGACCACCGGTAAGCACGACATTTAAGCAAGTTCACGTAGTCTGAGGGAATTGGCTTTAAATCGATTGGTAAAGATGGTAGAATTCGAggtttaagtataaaaatattaggtatatggGACATTATGGGTTCCCAAAATTTGACCAACAATCCCAAGGAGGCAAAGTATTTACCCAAGTTAACAATATAATGAGGTGGGCATCAGCAATTTATTATCATCTACTTTAGGAGTAATAATAACgataacattttattccaGGGTCCCCAAGGAAGTTCTGGCCCAGCTGGTACCCCGGGAATTCCTGGTGCTAAGGGAGCTACTGGAGACTCAGGACGTCCAGGACCTCCCGGCCCTATAGGCTTAACTGGCCCTCAGGGTCCAGATGGTCCTAAAGGTGAAAGGGGAAGCGAGGGAGAACAGGGCGCTCAAGGGCCCAGTGGACCAGCGGGCCCGCCCGGGGAAAGAGGCCCGAGTGGAATGCCGGGACAAATGGGACCGCCTGGACAGCAAGGGCTCAGAGGGCCTCAGGTAAGAAATAAAGAAGAGCATTAACTGTTTTTTGACAATGGTCTGAACTGAACCAAAGCTTAAATAGTTAATAAGCCTAcattgttaataatttaattaattacctataatgtattttttgggaacacccaaatattccgaaaaacttttttccgaatttgataaccccgaatatgtaatttacgaaatattgcaataccgattttttaaaataccgaattataataatcacgaaaattataatttcgaatattataatcacgaatattgttattacgattgttaaatatacgaatgttaaaaaatacgattacttaaatatacgaaaaataaaatacctatttattataatcacgaaaaagtcaaatcccgatcggaaatatgataattcgtgattttgacaaaaaaacataaacgtatttaaaacttcagaaccaaaaccaaaagataggtgcgacgacgagcaaagcgaggaggagcgtgttaggtgcacatagatatcgaaaaacaaagcggagcgcagcgaagcggagcggagcgtttcaaatatagagcaaaacaattgttaggatttttatggtgtttaaacttaaaaaccttaggacctaaacctaaagataggtgcgacgacgagcaaagcgaggaggagcgtgttaggtgcacatagatatcgaaaaacaaagcggagcgcagcgaagcggagcggagcgtttcaaatatagagcaaaacaattgttaggatttttatggtgtttaaacttaaaaaccttaggacctaaacctaaagataggtgcgacgacgagcaaagcgaggaggagcgtgttaggtgcacatagatatcgaaaaacaaagcggagcgcagcgaagcggagcggagcgtttcaaatatagagcaaaacaattgctaggatttttatggtgtttaaacttaaaaaccttaggacctaaacctaaagataggtgcgacgacgagcaaagcgaggaggagcgtgttaggtgcacatagatatcgaaaaacaaagcggagcgcagcgaagcggagcggagcgtttcaaatatagagcaaaacaattgctaggatttttatggtgtttaaacttaaaaaccttaggacttaaacctaaagataggtgcgacgacgagcaaagcgaggaggagcgtgttaggtgcacattgatatcgaaaaacaaagcggagcgcagcgaagcggagcggagcgtttcacataatatagcttaaaaaatattgtttttatacgcattatgctgcattattcataatagataaccatttcttgttaactaagaaacattcgggaatttgtattttcggaattttaaaacttcgggattcgtaatttaaataatttgatataataaaaatcgtacttttgaaacatcgaaataataatattcggaaaattgactttcgtcattttaataaatgtgttgtttgaaatttcgtttataaactattcgtgattttcgttattcggaaacttaaaattcgggattgtgaattattcggaactatgaaattcgaaatttaaaaaatcgttattttcatattcgtaaaaaagtaattcggaattatgtagtgtacccgtattttttcttacttgtcATAGATTTTGAGCAATCTtggagtgtctttttatttaaattaattcaaaaactatgttataaaataaaacataatgccaaatgaaatacttacaagcaaaaatgattgatttcgtaataaaaccatttattttggccgtagtttatttgtttaatagtattttaattaaaaagacacacaaagattgtttacatttttcgccaaataagaatgaatacagTATACACTAATGTCTTTCATCTTACCCAGGGTGACAGTGGCGCACCAGGGAAGCCTGGAGCAGATGGTTCACCCGGTCCGGTTGGAACACCAGGGCAGCAAGGACCACCCGGACCAATGGGTGAGCCGGGGCCGGAGGGACGGTCCGGGAAGCAGGGCCCAGCAGGTCTGTCGGGCAGGCCGGGAGACAAGGGGCCTATTGGGGCGCCGGGGCAGTCTGGACCTCCCGGACCACCAGGGTTGCAGGTGAATATGTTTTATGGATTCTCAGTATTTGAGAAAGAAAATAGTTTGCGCTCTGCAAAAATGCAAATCTAGTTCAACGTTGTTAACTTATTCAAAGTTATACTTACAGTTGTATGAGTTTATACTCTTTCATGCTACTAAAGtttaatgtattaaaatacttCACAGGGTCAACCGGGTACAGCTGGGCCCCCAGGCCAGGCCGGCGAGCGCGGGCCCCGCGGTGAGACCGGGCCAGCGGGTGTGGATGGACCGGCCGGGCCAGCCGGTAAACCCGGGGCTCCCGGGGTCGACGGGGCTAAAGGAGACCGGGGAGAAATGGGACCGGAAGGACATAAGGGACACGCTGGGTTCCCCGGTCTACCGGGTATGGTTGGAGCCCCGGGCAGGCCTGGCGAGAGAGGCTTGCCCGGGCCGAGCGGGCCGCCTGGGAAGGACGGTGACACTGGAGCTAGAGGTTAGTTGACTGACTGGTGACTCTTTTGTCTTATTTTCTGGTAggcaaattattttaaacactACGTACTTCTGAGTTCCTATAATAGAACTGTTACACTAAAGTTGGGTGACGACATCTAGGTAATATGAACATGAACAATAATGAAGTACAGTAAACGGGAAACATGTATTTTCAACACGCATCAAACTAAAACCCGATTCCATTGACCCAGGTGTACCAGGCCGCGACGGCAGCCCGGGTCCTCAAGGTCCACCTGGCCCTCAGGGCGGGCGCGGTCCACCCGGTGACGCGGGCCGCCACGGACCCCCCGGTCCATCCGGGCCGCCCGGGCCGCCTGGGCCCCCGGGCGAAGGACTTGCGTACGATGCCGCTGCCATCGCTGCTATGCTACAACAAGGTTAGTTGgctgatttcattttataattttgaggcTCCCATGATTCTATTATCTTTCATTATATTTGCAGCAGACGATGCGACTTCGTAACTATTAACGTACCAATTTGCACATTTAGAGAAAGCCTTCCAATATACTCCATTGTTccgtaatttaaataaataaatattgtttttcataTTCTAGGTTCCATCAAAGGTCCTGACCCAATGGGCGATGATCCCAACTCGATGCCAGCGCGATTCTTCAAGGACGATATGACAGCTTCGGAAAGAAAGGAAATCGTGATGAAGGCTTATGAAAAACTGAAGGTATCGCTGAGCAAATTCCTGAAACCGGATGGCACAAAGGAAGCCCCGGCAAAAACATGCGGCGACATGAAACATCATCACCCAACCTTTGAGAGCGGTAAGTTAACTTTAGCTTAGATAAAATTGGGGTAGCAATCAGCAGAAAATTATCTTTATGTCGTAACATAATCGGTTGGAAAAAATAACGGTAGCCACTAGTCAAGGAAggcatagaaaaaaaaactggttGTAGTAGGAAGAGTACTGCCAAAAATCAATACTCTTCCTTTAAATATAGACTGTCCATTTAGCTCCCGTAATATCTCTGActgtaaaacaaaagtttcaAGTTACCCATTTCATATCGATTTCCAACAGGACAATACTGGATCGACCCTAACGGAGGCGACACAGCAGACTCGATCCTGGTGCACTGCGACATGGAGACAGGCGCCAGCTGCGTGTACCCCAAGCCGATGACGTCACAGGACATCTCGTACAGCGGCAAGGAGAAGGAAATCTGGCTGAGTGAAGTTGAGGAAGGATTTACGGTAAGAAATATTTTGTGTCTTCTGTCGGACCGAAATAGTGTAGTACGGCAAGCATGCAAGTATTTTTGCAAATATTCAACATggatcaaaaataaatatgagtaacaataacaaagcTATGTCTTAATTAAATTGATTGGAGTAACGGTAGGTTGGTACGTTTGTAGTTAGGTACCATCTGGAAAAACTCGTCAACTAACGTTCaacaaatcaaaatatatttattgtaggCAGCTATTAAAAATGTGCCCGTATTGTCCCTAGTAGAGACTCCCTACTACCATCCTAATCTGTAATACATATCAACATAACAATATTCTTCTTCCAGATCAATTACAAAGCGGACCAAAACCAGCTGACATTCCTGCAGCTGCTGTCGACGCGGGCCAGCCAGAACGTCACGTTCCATTGCTGGAATACCGTGGGCTACTTCGACCCTCAGACCAACAACCA includes:
- the LOC105384571 gene encoding collagen alpha-1(I) chain; translation: MQWRLLVPGLALLLLPAVAKELSDDGHDQPQAQQPDDVANYDDYDPLGEDDNALLAETDFRASNIPPNPRRPSQFATERAPAPAPRCVDLGRYWPEGARWQRDNCTLCQCFSARINCSVLPACLTASTTRRPTSYGAGAAQLPPVRGAVGAAGEAGQAGPPGAPGASGVPGAPGLPGSAGPMPDVNAYLSQLAASSSGDKGPAFDPYQYMQASVGAPGIRGIPGPQGPPGPQGFQGPRGEPGEPGLPGPQGPQGERGPAGVPGKDGSPGEDGETGPQGVIGQPGPRGTPGVPGIQGLKGHRGFDGKDGAKGDQGPQGEKGPTGLPGQMGPTGPVGPVGPRGERGREGPSGPPGIRGVDGASGPPGPMGNVGKPGPPGFPGSPGIKGELGSVGPKGSQGLQGPRGESGRPGQPGEAGAPGLAGRDGVPGEKGVSGQAGPPGPQGFPGPRGIQGLAGDPGIPGAKGMPGQPGERGLKGDSGIRGESGSPGPRGLPGSVGPEGKRGKRGLRGPAGSVGPQGERGLQGMRGIPGSDGPMGLKGQPGDRGSVGLPGPKGSTGDAGRPGPQGLLGPRGLVGKPGIAGKTGPAGERGIPGADGRPGEQGQQGIQGPPGPMGLTGERGLQGESGKDGEPGQAGPRGPKGDAGRDGSPGQQGPQGAPGSTGERGPTGPTGLTGYPGLPGSAGQPGSPGKEGEPGAAGPAGPPGASGPRGERGFPGERGLPGLVGTTGEKGEAGAQGQDGPPGPAGPQGTKGHPGAPGAMGLPGPRGLTGMAGDKGDRGGQGPQGNDGPPGRQGEQGPQGPIGPSGPPGEPAERGEPGVAGVPGESGAPGAPGERGTPGAQGSPGFPGPPGLTGMPGLKGERGYAGAKGEQGSAGVPGKQGEPGQRGLRGEAGAKGARGDAGHKGDAGHAGLPGRPGDLGPPGPQGSSGPAGTPGIPGAKGATGDSGRPGPPGPIGLTGPQGPDGPKGERGSEGEQGAQGPSGPAGPPGERGPSGMPGQMGPPGQQGLRGPQGDSGAPGKPGADGSPGPVGTPGQQGPPGPMGEPGPEGRSGKQGPAGLSGRPGDKGPIGAPGQSGPPGPPGLQGQPGTAGPPGQAGERGPRGETGPAGVDGPAGPAGKPGAPGVDGAKGDRGEMGPEGHKGHAGFPGLPGMVGAPGRPGERGLPGPSGPPGKDGDTGARGVPGRDGSPGPQGPPGPQGGRGPPGDAGRHGPPGPSGPPGPPGPPGEGLAYDAAAIAAMLQQGSIKGPDPMGDDPNSMPARFFKDDMTASERKEIVMKAYEKLKVSLSKFLKPDGTKEAPAKTCGDMKHHHPTFESGQYWIDPNGGDTADSILVHCDMETGASCVYPKPMTSQDISYSGKEKEIWLSEVEEGFTINYKADQNQLTFLQLLSTRASQNVTFHCWNTVGYFDPQTNNHRHGIKLLAFNDAEILPKANNKLRYKALLDECQFKKQEWARTVVQYDTDKSNRLPLTDVAVRDLGRQRQQFRVEVGLACFS